TTGACCCCGATCCCATAGTTTCCCACCATCTGATTGGCATCAGCAAAGTCCCGCCAGGCCGCATTAACTGATAAAATCGTGCCCTTTTCATCCAAAATGGCAATATGGGCTTTGAGGGCATCGAGGGTCTGCTGCAGGATTTGATGTGAGGTCCGGAGTGCCGCCTCAGCCTGTTTGCGTTCAGTAATGTCGCGAACAATAACCGTAAATTTGTCATAGTTGTCGGTTTGAAACCGGCTCATTGAAATTTCAGCCGGAAACGTCGAGCCATCTTGTCGAATCCCCTGGGATTCGAGCGGAATTCCAAAGTGAATCAACAATTTCGGGTCTTCGATTTCCAGCAGTTTCTGGATGGCAACTCCTCTGGGTTCTGATCCGGATAAGCCAAACATCCGTTCGGCAGCCGGGTTCAAAAATTCAACGGTGCCCTCCCAGGTAAAATTGATAATCGCATCAAGCGCGTGAAAGACAATCGAATGCATCCGCGCTTCGATATTATGCAACTGGACCTCAGCCTGACGGGCTTTGACCAGCCGCCGAACCCGATGCCGAAGCACAGTAAAGTGAATCGGTTTGATCAAAAAATCAGTGACTTCAGCCGCAAAGGCATTTTCCACGGCTGCTTCGTCAGCTAAAGCCGTCAGCATCAAAATTGGAATTTTTTCCGACCCTGGAAACTGTCTCAATCGCCGACAGGTCTCGATGCCATCGAGCCCAGGCATCATAATATCCAGCAAAACCAGGTCAGGTCGCATTTGCTGAAACAACATCAGGGCTTCTTCGCCGCTCCCAGCCAGAATGACCTTATAGCCTTCTCGTTCAAGCGTAATTTGGAGGAGCCGCTGAATTTGAAGGTCATCGTCCACGACCAGCACTAGCGGTTGTTGGGGCAAAGGTTGGGATATCGAAGATGGGGCGAACTCAGGCATAAAGGGTCGGATCCTTAGCCTTGGAAGACGGCAATGCTGGTTGATGATTCCTTCAGATATCAACCGTTTGGTTTGCGGTAAGAGTCTTAGAGACTGTTTGGAAATTCAGGGTTTGAACCTGCGAAGCGGGTGGAAGGCTCGTAGCCCAGGGTGAGTCTTCGAACCCTGGGACCACGTGCCGTTCCGAATTGAGCCTCCGAAGGAGGCGCCGGGAGTCTTCGATCACAGTTACCGACACCCGCTGCGCGGGTTAGAACCAGGGAGGGCTTGTTTCCCCGGACTCCGCTGCGCTCCATCCGGGGCTACGAGCCAGCCACCCGCTTCGCGGGCTCAAGAACGATTTTCTTTCAAATCAATATCTTACGGAAATTCCAGGAATTTCCAACGCACTATACCAAATGCTTGAGAAACTGACGCAGGGAAGGTTCGTGGAGCTTCGCTTCGGACTCACCCATGGCAATCGTGGCTTCGATCAGTTCGGGGCGAGTGTAATCCCACCGGTCAACCGGAGTGTCAGTGGTTGGCGCGATATATAACCGGGGTCCCTGAATTCCAAGGACGTTAACCGGATAGGGACGTGTCAAGAAAACGACAGTTTGTTGAATGGCAGTTTCTTGATCCAGTAAAAACGCGGGGGCGTTGTCAATAATGCCTCCATCCAGCAGCCGGTGACCACTAAATTTTCCGAGAGGTGTAAACGGGGGAGTGGCCGAAGATGCCAGAATCAAGTCGGCCAGTTCCGCAGGTGTCTGGCATTGCCGGGCATCATAGGCAAAGGGAGTAAACCCCAGATACCGGCCAAACGATGGATGGATCATTTCCTTGCGCATGGCTTTTTCGAGCGAATAGGCCGAAAGACCCAACATCACTGTTGCCAGGGCCGGGAGCCAGGGCAAAATTTTGGTGGTCAAAACCCAAATCGGAAAAGGTTGGTTCTGAACTCGATCTAATCCACCTTCAGCAAAGGCATGCAGCAGAGTATCGCGGTAAATTGGAGCATGGGGGGTTGGTCGTTCACCTTTGAGCAGATTTGACCAGACAAAATTTTTGACCACACCTTGGCGACGCTGCTTCCAGAATTCGCCGGCTTCGTGCTGGCGGCCACTTAAAATGAAAGTCACGACGCAGGCACCGGCGCTGCAGGCAGCCACGGCACCCACGTGTGGCCAGATGTGTGATCCCCACTGATTCATCAAGCCCAGTTGATAAAAGGCGCGGTTTCCACCGCCGGCAAAGGTCAGTCCGAGAGTTTTCATGGTGTGAAGAAATAGGAGTTGATTCAGGGGTCAGGGGTTCTTTCAAGGGATGAGGGATGAAGGATGAGGGATGAAAAATCCTCGGGCTTGGGGCTTGGGGCTTGGGGCTGAAGACTCGCAAGCTCGGGGCAACGGAAGGGATGAGGGATGAAAAAATCATCCTGTCACCCTGTCACCTTGTCACCCTGTCACCTTGTCATCCTGTCACCCTGTCATTCCTATCTGGCGGCGGAGACTTCTCGAATCCATCCGTCCCGGCGTGTTTTCCAACCTGAAGTGACCGAAGCCCACTTCATATTTGATTCAAGTTCAAGCAATAGCGAGGCGACCTGGCCCGATGTGGTGGCACGTTGACAATCAGCCACCCACGAATCACGACGTTTTCGCCAGCCGGCTTCCACCATTTCCCAGGTGACGTTTGATTCAAATTCAGCCAGCAAGGCACCTAACTTTTGCGCCGAGTTTGCCCGCTGGCATTCAACCAGCCACGAATCACGACGTTTTTTCCAACTCCCATAGACAGCGCCCCATTTGACATTCGTTTCAAGTTCGGTCATCAAGGATCCCAAACTGGCCTTGACCATTGGAGTCGAGGAAGTTGCTTCCGCAGCCGAAGTCTGGGAAAGCTGGGGCATTAGACCGGTTATCGAAATCGCTAAAACCAGAAGTACAATCAGTTTTTTCATTGAATTCTCCTCAATAGATACAGGTGAAATGACTTGAGACAAACTGGTGAAAATCAGTTGAACTAAACCGGCAGGAACCGGGCTGACGAATCTGTTGGCCGGGCGTGCAGATACCGGCCAGTTGTGGCAATACTTTCGTGGCCGAGCGTGGCTTGCACCAGATGGATTGGTGCGCCGCGATCTAATGCGTGTGACGCGTGGGCGTGCCGGAGCCAGTGTGGAGAGACGTTTCCTTCGATTCCCGCCCGTTTGGCCGCTGCCCGGACGATTAAGTAGACCATTGAGGTATCAAACTGGCGTTTAAAGCGCGACAGGAACACCGGCTGGTCCGGGGTTGCCTCGCCTTTCAAGCCAATCAATTCACGCCACGTGGTTGAGGAAAGCAAAATCGTCCGGGTTTTGCTCCCTTTGCCATACACGGTGATTTGACCGGCATCAGCCCGAGGCTGAACATCACGCCATTTGAGCCCGCAGACTTCACTCACTCTGAGCCCAGCCGCATACAGCAGGCGAATCAACCCCCGGTTGCGCTTATTTGGCTCAAGCGCAATCATTTGCAGGACATCGGCTTCGGGTAAAATTCGTTCGGTCAGGGTATCTTTCGCCGTTGGGACGCGCAACACCCGCCCCACGTCATATTGCAAATATCCGATTTTGTGCCCAAACGCGAGCAGCGATTTGACGCTTGACAGGACTCGGGCCAGCGACCTTGGAGATAGCGTGGTAAACGAATCGGAAAACTGTTGTAAATCCTGAAGTGAAGCCAGCGCCAGCGGCTTCTGGGTGAAGGCTCGAAACCGGTTGACATCCAATCGGTAGCAGCGCTGGGTGTGTGGGCTACGCCCATGCAACCACAATTCAACCAGTCGGTCGTCATCAAGCTGCTGGTCCGCCAGATGAGCCAGTTCTCCACCTCGAACCATTTTGGCCGCCACATTGATCAACGTGTCTTTATCCACAATACACACCTTTCTATTTTAAGGCTGGGAAAACCAGGGCTGAAGACCACGGGCTGAAGACCACGGGCTGAAGAAAGTGGGTTGAAGAATTGGCTTTGTTTCATCCCTCATCCTTCATCCCTCATCCCTTCAGTTGCCCTCAACTCTCAACCCCCAGCCCGATGTCTTCAGCCTAAAGTTTGCAATCACCAGGTAATGAAGTGGCGACCATTGTGCGCTACGTGAGCTTTGGAATTCAAGATAAATTTTTGGGGAAGAAAACTACTCGGACTTCTTTTTTGGTGGGAGTTTGGTGCTGACCGCCGCCAACAAGGCATCCATGCCAGATTTTGGACGGATCATCACGGTAAAATCTTGAATCAGGCCAGCGTCATTAAACCGAAGGATGTCAATGCCTTCAACCTCACGGTCACCGATGCGGGCGCGGAAAATCAAGCCAGTGGTACCATCCGGCGACTGGAGCTGGTCAGTGTAGCGGAAATCTTCAAAGACCTGGAGCAAGACCGTAAACAGACCGGCAATCGCCCGTTTGCCTTCAAAGGGTTGAAATGAAATTGGGCTATTCAAGACTGCGTCATCGGCCAGGGCGGCCAGCATCTGTTCCAGGCTATGTTGTTCAACGGCTTCACGAAAA
This portion of the Acidobacteriota bacterium genome encodes:
- a CDS encoding patatin-like phospholipase family protein; protein product: MKTLGLTFAGGGNRAFYQLGLMNQWGSHIWPHVGAVAACSAGACVVTFILSGRQHEAGEFWKQRRQGVVKNFVWSNLLKGERPTPHAPIYRDTLLHAFAEGGLDRVQNQPFPIWVLTTKILPWLPALATVMLGLSAYSLEKAMRKEMIHPSFGRYLGFTPFAYDARQCQTPAELADLILASSATPPFTPLGKFSGHRLLDGGIIDNAPAFLLDQETAIQQTVVFLTRPYPVNVLGIQGPRLYIAPTTDTPVDRWDYTRPELIEATIAMGESEAKLHEPSLRQFLKHLV
- a CDS encoding tyrosine-type recombinase/integrase codes for the protein MVRGGELAHLADQQLDDDRLVELWLHGRSPHTQRCYRLDVNRFRAFTQKPLALASLQDLQQFSDSFTTLSPRSLARVLSSVKSLLAFGHKIGYLQYDVGRVLRVPTAKDTLTERILPEADVLQMIALEPNKRNRGLIRLLYAAGLRVSEVCGLKWRDVQPRADAGQITVYGKGSKTRTILLSSTTWRELIGLKGEATPDQPVFLSRFKRQFDTSMVYLIVRAAAKRAGIEGNVSPHWLRHAHASHALDRGAPIHLVQATLGHESIATTGRYLHARPTDSSARFLPV
- a CDS encoding nuclear transport factor 2 family protein, which codes for MTTVRFREAVEQHSLEQMLAALADDAVLNSPISFQPFEGKRAIAGLFTVLLQVFEDFRYTDQLQSPDGTTGLIFRARIGDREVEGIDILRFNDAGLIQDFTVMIRPKSGMDALLAAVSTKLPPKKKSE